A stretch of Pseudomonadota bacterium DNA encodes these proteins:
- a CDS encoding FAD-binding protein: MTRSPQTRAESIKSLSRDLSSRLGASKVIDDPDLLAELSKDESHAAPRMPDLAVRADRAEDVRATLELAEKHGVPVVARGGGTGKSGGAIPACGGVVLDLRRMNRIVEIDRENLVAVAEPGVITGALQAAVEAEGLFYPPDPNSLETCTLGGNAAHNAGGPRAFKYGVTREYVLGARVALMGGREMRTGKRTVKGVAGYDLTALLVGSEGTLGVFTELTLRLVRNPPSVATLLVRMPDEVAAGRAVARIVAAGLVPRVIELMDAIAVETLRAAGAGGVPENTGALLLVEVDGLDGACVERDASRIADLAEKEGAVEVLMARHGGEREKLWAARRTLSDALKKRARFKVSEDVVVPRAAAPRLLEGLRAIAGRHRVCIPSYGHAGDGNYHVNVLWDDEGFDPEPALAEIFGLALSLGGTITGEHGVGLTKRAYLGMELDPENLALQREIKRAFDPKGLLNPGKIFL, encoded by the coding sequence ATGACCCGCTCGCCCCAAACCCGCGCCGAGAGCATCAAGAGCCTCTCCCGAGATCTTTCCTCCCGCCTCGGCGCGTCCAAGGTCATCGACGATCCCGATCTCCTCGCGGAGCTGTCCAAGGACGAGTCGCACGCGGCGCCGCGTATGCCCGATCTCGCGGTGCGGGCCGACCGAGCCGAGGACGTGCGCGCGACGCTCGAGCTCGCGGAGAAGCACGGGGTGCCGGTCGTGGCGCGCGGCGGCGGCACCGGGAAGTCGGGCGGCGCGATCCCGGCCTGCGGCGGCGTCGTGCTCGATCTGCGGCGCATGAACCGGATCGTGGAGATCGACCGCGAGAACCTCGTCGCGGTCGCGGAGCCCGGCGTGATCACCGGCGCGCTCCAGGCGGCCGTCGAGGCCGAGGGGCTCTTCTACCCGCCGGATCCGAACAGCCTCGAGACGTGCACCTTGGGCGGCAACGCGGCGCACAACGCCGGGGGGCCGCGGGCGTTCAAGTACGGCGTCACGCGGGAGTACGTGCTCGGCGCGCGGGTCGCGCTCATGGGTGGCCGCGAGATGCGCACCGGGAAGCGTACCGTGAAGGGCGTCGCCGGGTACGACCTCACCGCGCTGCTCGTCGGCTCCGAGGGCACGCTCGGCGTGTTCACGGAGCTCACCTTGCGTCTCGTGAGGAACCCGCCGTCCGTCGCGACGCTCCTTGTGCGCATGCCGGACGAGGTCGCGGCCGGGCGGGCCGTGGCGCGGATCGTCGCAGCAGGGCTCGTGCCCCGCGTCATCGAGCTCATGGACGCGATCGCGGTCGAGACGCTGCGCGCGGCCGGCGCCGGCGGCGTCCCCGAGAACACCGGCGCGCTGCTCCTCGTCGAGGTGGACGGCCTGGACGGCGCGTGCGTCGAGCGCGACGCTTCGAGGATCGCGGATCTCGCCGAGAAAGAGGGTGCGGTCGAGGTGCTCATGGCGCGCCACGGCGGGGAGCGGGAGAAGCTCTGGGCCGCGCGGCGCACGCTCTCCGACGCGCTCAAGAAGCGCGCGCGCTTCAAGGTCTCGGAGGACGTCGTCGTCCCGCGGGCCGCGGCGCCCAGGCTGCTCGAGGGGCTGCGCGCGATTGCCGGTCGCCACCGCGTCTGCATCCCGTCCTACGGCCACGCGGGCGACGGCAACTACCACGTCAACGTGCTGTGGGACGACGAGGGGTTCGATCCGGAGCCGGCGCTCGCCGAGATCTTCGGCCTCGCGCTCTCGCTCGGCGGGACGATCACGGGCGAGCACGGCGTGGGCCTCACGAAGCGCGCCTATCTCGGGATGGAGCTCGATCCCGAAAACCTCGCGTTGCAGCGGGAGATCAAGCGCGCGTTCGATCCCAAGGGCCTCCTGAACCCGGGGAAGATCTTCCTCTGA